One stretch of Janibacter limosus DNA includes these proteins:
- a CDS encoding lysophospholipid acyltransferase family protein, translating to MTGNLAMRTLEWLLRRVVVGPPLRAYLRLRVEGAEHIPPTGPVIIASNHLSFVDSMVIPLAAGRKVGFLGKAEYLQGTGVSGWIGRLWFGEFGGMIPVDRSDARAAARSLELAEEHLAAGGAFGIYPEGTRSRDGLLHKGRTGVGRLALASGAPVIPCALEGTDKAQPIDARGLRPHRVTVRFAPPVDVAALEAQFVKARLLRAVTDEVMDAIAERSPQGRSDDYANRPDAA from the coding sequence GTGACTGGCAACCTGGCGATGCGCACCCTCGAGTGGCTCCTGCGACGGGTTGTCGTGGGACCTCCGCTGCGGGCCTATCTGCGTCTGCGGGTCGAGGGGGCCGAGCACATCCCACCCACCGGCCCGGTGATCATCGCCAGCAACCACCTCAGCTTCGTCGACTCGATGGTCATCCCGCTCGCCGCGGGTCGCAAGGTCGGCTTCCTCGGCAAGGCCGAGTACCTGCAGGGCACGGGGGTCTCGGGCTGGATCGGCCGGCTGTGGTTCGGCGAGTTCGGCGGCATGATCCCGGTCGACCGGTCCGACGCACGCGCCGCGGCCCGCTCCCTCGAGCTCGCCGAGGAGCACCTGGCGGCCGGGGGAGCATTCGGGATCTACCCCGAGGGCACCCGCAGCAGGGACGGCCTCCTCCACAAGGGACGCACCGGGGTCGGCCGGCTGGCCCTGGCCAGTGGCGCACCGGTCATCCCGTGCGCGCTCGAGGGGACAGACAAGGCGCAGCCGATCGACGCCCGCGGCCTGCGGCCCCATCGCGTCACCGTGCGCTTCGCCCCACCCGTCGACGTCGCGGCCCTCGAGGCGCAGTTCGTCAAGGCCCGCCTGCTGCGCGCGGTCACCGACGAGGTGATGGACGCGATCGCCGAGCGCTCGCCCCAAGGACGCTCCGACGACTACGCCAACCGCCCCGACGCCGCCTGA
- a CDS encoding Mur ligase family protein, which produces MLKTTVAALAGKAARRAARLRGGGTGGSALPGLVAEKIDPGFLAHALADVRGGIVVVSGTNGKTTTTKMLVAVLRAHGETVFTNPTGSNFTRGVISSLLSERLRRGRLQADIAVLELDEAHALHFGRAVAPTHALLLNVARDQLDRFAEIDHTAGLLTQLAAMTTQGVVLNRDDPFVNRIATTLAPGIDVSWFGLDAAAADRLGELSEHDSREQDDFAPPAAGERDGLLTPIDEQRLQITFGAEGEGGRVGPVTLRQRGLAAMINATAATAMARHLLGSDFRTDATEQALRTVAPPFGRGEVVDADGTPLELVLVKNPAGFTVALGTYGSTPTATMIAINDDYADGRDVSWLYDVSFESLRDKGVALTTGVRGWDMALRLQYDDVPVAATEVDLARALETFLADHHDEPKRIFCTYTAMLALRRMLGERYDLPEMGVDAPDTTGGAA; this is translated from the coding sequence GTGCTGAAGACCACTGTCGCCGCCCTCGCCGGCAAGGCCGCCCGCCGCGCCGCCCGCCTCAGGGGCGGTGGGACCGGAGGGTCCGCGCTGCCCGGCCTGGTCGCGGAGAAGATCGACCCCGGCTTCCTCGCGCACGCCCTGGCCGATGTCCGGGGCGGGATCGTCGTGGTCTCCGGGACCAACGGAAAGACGACGACGACCAAGATGCTCGTAGCGGTGCTGCGCGCCCACGGCGAGACCGTCTTCACCAACCCGACCGGCAGCAACTTCACCCGCGGTGTCATCTCCTCGTTGCTCAGCGAGAGGCTCCGGCGCGGCCGACTCCAGGCCGACATCGCCGTCCTCGAGCTCGACGAGGCCCACGCCCTCCACTTCGGTCGCGCCGTCGCCCCGACCCACGCGCTGCTGCTCAACGTCGCGCGTGACCAGCTCGACCGCTTCGCCGAGATCGACCACACCGCAGGGCTGCTCACCCAGCTCGCCGCCATGACCACGCAGGGGGTCGTGCTCAACCGGGACGACCCCTTCGTCAACCGGATCGCCACGACGCTGGCGCCCGGCATCGACGTCAGCTGGTTCGGCCTCGACGCCGCCGCGGCCGACCGCCTCGGCGAGCTGTCGGAGCACGACTCCCGCGAGCAGGACGACTTCGCGCCGCCGGCCGCCGGTGAGCGGGACGGACTCCTCACCCCCATCGACGAGCAGCGGCTGCAGATCACCTTCGGCGCCGAGGGCGAAGGGGGCCGGGTCGGCCCCGTCACGCTCCGCCAGCGCGGCCTGGCCGCCATGATCAACGCGACCGCCGCGACCGCGATGGCCCGGCACCTCCTCGGGAGCGACTTCCGCACCGACGCCACCGAGCAGGCACTGCGCACCGTGGCGCCCCCCTTCGGCCGGGGTGAGGTGGTCGACGCCGACGGGACGCCGCTCGAGCTGGTGCTGGTCAAGAACCCCGCCGGATTCACCGTGGCGCTCGGGACCTACGGCAGCACGCCCACCGCGACGATGATCGCGATCAACGACGACTACGCCGACGGGCGCGACGTCTCCTGGCTCTACGACGTGAGCTTCGAGTCGCTGCGGGACAAGGGCGTTGCGCTCACCACGGGGGTGCGCGGCTGGGACATGGCCCTGCGGCTGCAGTACGACGACGTGCCGGTCGCCGCGACCGAGGTGGACCTGGCCCGCGCGCTGGAGACCTTCCTCGCCGATCACCACGACGAGCCCAAGCGCATCTTCTGCACCTACACGGCGATGCTCGCCCTGCGCCGGATGCTCGGTGAGCGCTACGACCTGCCCGAGATGGGCGTCGACGCCCCCGACACGACCGGAGGCGCGGCATGA
- a CDS encoding type 1 glutamine amidotransferase, with amino-acid sequence MSDAGTSTRDIPILGEPEGSSLPADSGHEGKGEIHLVHLYPREMSIYGDLGNTRCLAARIRRHGYVPVVHQHHPGQPFPEQAHLVVGGGGQDSGQSTVEDDLERIADRLRGLAADGAAMLMICGMYQLFGKAFVTVEGKTLPGLGIFDVTTRGNEQRMIGPVVLSTDHGDVVGYENHSGSTLLGAGQAPFGTVRHGQGNNGSDGTEGAVTAHVIGSYLHGPVLPANPRLADRLIGWAAEQATGRDFEPAQLDDEVARQAQTRQVRRLLG; translated from the coding sequence ATGAGCGATGCCGGCACGAGCACCCGCGACATCCCGATCCTCGGCGAGCCGGAGGGCTCCTCGCTGCCCGCCGACTCGGGTCACGAGGGCAAGGGCGAGATCCACCTCGTCCATCTCTACCCGCGCGAGATGAGCATCTACGGCGACCTCGGCAACACCCGCTGCCTGGCCGCCCGCATCCGGCGGCACGGCTACGTACCGGTCGTGCACCAGCACCATCCGGGCCAGCCCTTCCCCGAGCAGGCGCACCTCGTCGTCGGTGGCGGCGGCCAGGACTCGGGGCAGTCCACGGTCGAGGACGACCTGGAGCGCATCGCCGACCGGCTGCGCGGACTCGCCGCCGACGGGGCCGCGATGCTCATGATCTGCGGCATGTACCAGCTCTTCGGCAAGGCCTTCGTCACCGTCGAGGGCAAGACGCTGCCCGGTCTGGGCATCTTCGACGTCACGACCCGGGGCAACGAGCAGCGGATGATCGGCCCGGTCGTGCTGAGCACCGACCACGGTGACGTCGTCGGGTACGAGAACCACTCGGGCTCGACCCTGCTCGGCGCGGGGCAGGCTCCCTTCGGCACGGTGCGGCACGGCCAGGGCAACAACGGCAGCGACGGCACCGAGGGTGCTGTCACCGCCCACGTCATCGGTTCCTACCTCCACGGCCCGGTGCTGCCGGCCAACCCGCGCCTCGCGGACAGGCTCATCGGGTGGGCGGCCGAGCAGGCGACGGGGCGAGACTTCGAGCCCGCGCAGCTGGACGACGAGGTGGCGCGGCAGGCGCAGACCCGTCAGGTGCGACGCCTGCTCGGCTGA
- a CDS encoding lysylphosphatidylglycerol synthase transmembrane domain-containing protein encodes MTTAPSEPAPTDAGPTATRRTSPFVRGLQICLGLGLAVAMLWWGLPYFAKTSWSEVFDVLGTVPPWKAALFIGLVVAGLYCYTFVMTGAMPGLSHTRALILNVCGSSVSNLLPGGGAVGLAATYSIAKSWGFSAASVTTMAVVTGVWNVLTRVALPIIAVLGLAWGATDLPTAMREAAWAAVLSGTAIVVLFAVAIGTDAGARAMGRAVDRLVRLVRHGHGDTVERGLTGMRERTADTVRTGWLQMTLGMVGFFGLYYVLFLLCTETTGIELPFGQLFAAYAIGRLLTAVGVTPGGLGVTETGTAAALVAWGADPAASMAGVVLFSIFTHLMEIPLGAIGWLAWSIMPKASAEELADAEAPA; translated from the coding sequence GTGACGACCGCACCGTCCGAACCCGCACCGACCGACGCTGGCCCCACTGCCACCAGGCGGACCTCTCCCTTCGTCCGGGGGCTGCAGATCTGCCTCGGCCTCGGCCTGGCCGTCGCGATGCTGTGGTGGGGCCTGCCGTACTTCGCCAAGACGTCGTGGAGCGAGGTCTTCGACGTCCTGGGCACCGTCCCCCCGTGGAAGGCGGCCCTCTTCATCGGCCTCGTCGTCGCGGGCCTGTACTGCTACACCTTCGTCATGACCGGCGCGATGCCCGGTCTGAGCCACACCAGGGCCCTGATCCTCAACGTGTGCGGCTCCTCGGTCTCCAACCTGCTGCCCGGCGGAGGCGCCGTCGGGCTGGCCGCGACGTACTCCATCGCCAAGTCCTGGGGCTTCTCCGCCGCGAGCGTCACCACGATGGCGGTGGTCACCGGGGTGTGGAATGTCCTGACCCGGGTCGCGCTGCCGATCATCGCCGTCCTCGGGCTGGCTTGGGGTGCCACCGATCTGCCGACAGCCATGCGCGAGGCCGCGTGGGCCGCAGTGCTGTCCGGCACCGCGATCGTCGTGCTCTTCGCCGTCGCCATCGGCACGGACGCCGGAGCGCGGGCGATGGGTCGGGCCGTCGATCGGCTCGTCCGGCTGGTGCGTCACGGGCACGGCGACACCGTCGAGCGCGGACTGACCGGGATGCGAGAGCGCACCGCCGACACCGTGCGCACCGGATGGCTGCAGATGACGCTCGGGATGGTCGGGTTCTTCGGCCTGTACTACGTGCTCTTCCTGCTGTGCACCGAGACGACCGGGATCGAGCTGCCCTTCGGCCAGCTCTTCGCGGCCTACGCGATCGGCCGCCTGCTCACTGCGGTCGGCGTGACGCCCGGTGGGCTCGGCGTGACCGAGACGGGCACCGCTGCCGCGCTCGTCGCGTGGGGCGCCGACCCGGCCGCGTCGATGGCCGGCGTCGTCCTCTTCTCGATCTTCACCCACCTCATGGAGATCCCTCTGGGAGCCATCGGGTGGCTGGCGTGGAGCATCATGCCCAAGGCCAGCGCCGAGGAGCTGGCCGACGCGGAGGCGCCGGCCTGA
- a CDS encoding PIG-L deacetylase family protein, producing MDSAARTLVVFHAHPDDEALLTAGTMARASAAGHRVVLVVATDGALGLTDESAFGSRGDALAATRSRELSASARALGVARTVELGYADSGSGPDVWPDPPGGRRFVRVPLEEAATALADVLLEEGADVLTTYDPNGGYGHRDHVRIHEVGARAAQLARERGLDVRVLWATVPRDLICRAIDLVATVYRFPPEFDRSSFDRAFSSSSEITHRFDVRRFAGAKRASMRAHASQAADTGGGDRTLGMLVRIPRPMYDLVFGREWFVDPTAPAGTTQTNLFEGLS from the coding sequence ATGGACTCCGCAGCTCGCACCCTCGTGGTCTTCCACGCCCATCCCGATGACGAGGCACTGCTCACGGCCGGGACGATGGCCCGTGCGTCCGCCGCCGGGCACCGGGTCGTCCTCGTCGTGGCCACGGACGGCGCGCTGGGGCTCACCGACGAGTCAGCCTTCGGGAGCCGGGGCGATGCCCTCGCGGCCACCCGCAGCCGGGAGCTGTCAGCCAGTGCACGCGCCCTCGGCGTCGCCCGCACCGTCGAGCTCGGCTACGCCGACAGCGGCAGCGGACCCGACGTGTGGCCGGACCCGCCGGGGGGCAGACGCTTCGTCCGCGTGCCGCTCGAGGAGGCCGCCACGGCACTGGCCGACGTGCTGCTCGAGGAGGGCGCCGACGTGCTGACGACGTACGACCCCAACGGCGGCTACGGCCACCGCGACCACGTGCGCATCCACGAGGTCGGCGCGCGAGCCGCCCAGCTGGCCCGCGAGCGCGGGCTCGACGTCCGGGTGCTCTGGGCGACCGTCCCGCGGGACCTGATCTGCCGGGCCATCGACCTCGTCGCCACGGTCTACCGATTCCCCCCGGAGTTCGACCGCAGCAGCTTCGACCGGGCCTTCTCCTCGTCGTCCGAGATCACCCACCGCTTCGACGTGCGGCGCTTCGCCGGGGCCAAGCGCGCCTCCATGCGCGCCCACGCCAGCCAGGCCGCCGACACCGGCGGTGGCGACCGCACCCTCGGGATGCTCGTGCGCATCCCCCGGCCGATGTACGACCTCGTCTTCGGCCGCGAGTGGTTCGTCGACCCGACCGCTCCGGCCGGCACCACCCAGACCAACCTCTTCGAAGGGCTGTCGTGA
- a CDS encoding glycosyltransferase family 4 protein, protein MKVALLSDCYPPRTGGIESQVSDLAAQLVVAGHEVEVFTATAGGPGVDGVRVHRLSTPLALGLPVNPMAAPQVRRLLVAGGFDVAHVHMGVVSPFAWDMAGVTTGLGLPTALTWHCVLDRAARPLGPAVRRWVRRGAALSAVSGFAAQGVRKAAKGAPVAVLPNGIDPSAWRVPDLPTLPALRDARPLRGLAPQDPQARQRRLEGTRPVRVVTASRLAPRKRVGALLAVVAAAHERLGPGAMTVDVYGEGPLRPWLEARVEALGLRDVVRLPGRVTRGELARAWADADVYLSPTRLEAFGIAALEARTTGLPVIARGDSGVREVVTDGLSGLLAADDPGLTDALVRLVADESLRARITRHNRRTPPAQTWDRVVDLAVAEYRRAGA, encoded by the coding sequence GTGAAGGTGGCCCTGCTCTCCGACTGCTACCCGCCGCGCACCGGCGGGATCGAGTCGCAGGTCAGTGACCTCGCGGCCCAGCTCGTCGTGGCCGGCCACGAGGTCGAGGTCTTCACCGCGACTGCGGGCGGGCCGGGTGTCGACGGTGTGCGCGTGCACCGGCTGAGCACGCCCCTCGCACTGGGGCTGCCGGTCAACCCGATGGCGGCGCCGCAGGTGCGTCGGCTGCTCGTCGCAGGCGGCTTCGACGTGGCGCACGTGCACATGGGTGTGGTCTCTCCCTTCGCCTGGGACATGGCCGGGGTCACGACGGGTCTGGGGCTGCCGACGGCGCTCACCTGGCACTGCGTGCTCGACCGTGCGGCCCGTCCGCTCGGTCCGGCGGTCCGCCGCTGGGTGCGGCGTGGCGCGGCCCTGTCGGCCGTCTCGGGCTTCGCGGCTCAGGGCGTGCGCAAGGCGGCGAAGGGAGCGCCCGTCGCCGTGCTCCCCAACGGCATCGACCCGAGCGCGTGGCGCGTGCCTGATCTCCCGACGCTGCCTGCCCTTCGAGACGCTCGCCCGCTGCGCGGACTCGCTCCTCAGGATCCGCAGGCGCGCCAGCGCCGTCTCGAAGGCACCCGCCCCGTGCGGGTGGTGACGGCCTCGCGGCTGGCTCCCCGCAAGCGGGTCGGCGCCCTGCTGGCGGTCGTGGCTGCGGCCCACGAGCGGCTCGGCCCCGGCGCGATGACGGTCGACGTCTACGGCGAGGGCCCGCTGCGGCCGTGGCTCGAGGCCCGGGTCGAGGCACTCGGGCTGCGCGACGTGGTGCGTCTGCCCGGTCGGGTGACCCGTGGTGAGCTCGCGCGGGCGTGGGCCGACGCCGACGTGTACCTGTCGCCGACCCGGCTGGAGGCCTTCGGCATCGCGGCGCTCGAGGCGCGCACGACGGGACTGCCGGTCATCGCGCGTGGCGACTCGGGCGTGCGCGAGGTCGTCACCGATGGCCTGTCGGGTCTGCTCGCCGCTGACGATCCCGGGCTGACGGACGCGCTGGTGCGGCTCGTCGCCGACGAGAGCCTGCGCGCCCGGATCACTCGCCACAACCGGCGGACGCCGCCGGCGCAGACCTGGGACCGCGTGGTCGACCTGGCCGTGGCGGAGTACCGACGGGCCGGGGCATGA
- a CDS encoding NUDIX hydrolase has translation MRVVVVALGDRGEVGRWSVRHGQDPQELLAEQGWAGVPVRSELVADLVEISYEVYPRAVEPAPEVPVGAPGARTLQRLAAYAIVVDEGRLLLSQLASWVGGGAGLWTLPGGGVDPGEAPLDGVVREVHEEAGQHVVVDALVQVQSRHWVGDVAAGERHEDFHAVRLIHSATCPHPTPAHVVEVDGSTAAAAWVPLGEVGDLPLSDMVRLAWPHVPGGVSYPV, from the coding sequence ATGAGGGTCGTCGTCGTGGCCCTCGGCGACAGGGGAGAGGTCGGGCGCTGGTCCGTGCGGCACGGGCAGGACCCGCAGGAACTGCTGGCCGAGCAGGGCTGGGCCGGTGTGCCCGTGCGGTCCGAGCTCGTGGCGGACCTGGTGGAGATCAGCTACGAGGTGTACCCGCGTGCGGTGGAGCCGGCGCCGGAGGTCCCCGTCGGGGCGCCGGGTGCCCGGACCCTGCAGCGGCTGGCGGCCTACGCGATCGTCGTCGACGAGGGCCGGCTGCTCCTGTCGCAGCTCGCGTCCTGGGTCGGTGGCGGGGCCGGGCTGTGGACCCTGCCGGGCGGTGGGGTCGACCCCGGCGAGGCGCCGCTCGACGGCGTCGTGCGCGAGGTCCACGAGGAGGCCGGGCAGCACGTCGTCGTCGATGCCCTCGTGCAGGTGCAGTCCCGGCACTGGGTCGGGGACGTCGCGGCGGGGGAGCGGCACGAGGACTTCCACGCCGTCCGGCTGATCCACTCGGCGACCTGCCCGCACCCGACGCCCGCCCATGTGGTCGAGGTCGACGGGTCCACGGCTGCTGCGGCATGGGTCCCGTTGGGCGAGGTGGGCGACCTGCCCCTCTCCGACATGGTGCGCCTGGCCTGGCCGCACGTCCCCGGCGGTGTCTCCTACCCGGTGTAG